The sequence AAAGTGTAAATTGTAGGAGAGATCTAAGGAAATTACCAAAAATAGACCATACAGAAtgcaaaatatgaaagaaagattGAGACAATGACAGAATGAGGAaaccaaaattattttagaaGTCCCAGGAGAGACTAGCAAATATGAAAGAGAagcaatatgagggtacttcaaaaagtttgtggaaaatagaattaaaagttaatataaatctttccatgaactttttaaagtacccttgtatttgagTTTATGgcaaaatatttccagaattaAAATGAGTCCTCAGATTAAAGGAGTACACAGGGTCCcagagtaaataaaaacaaattaagggACTAGCAatttaactcagttggttagaacatggtgctgataacaccaaggtccagagtttgatctctgtactagccagttgccaaaaaaataagttcatggaaagatttgtattaaaaagaaaaattaaatcccAGACATATCAATGTGAAAAAGCAGAACatcaaaaactaagaaaaaaatcttttaaattaccTGAGGAAAAACAGattcactacaaaaaaataacaCTGATAACAAACTTATCAATAGTAATAAATACCATAAGACAGCACTGAGGGAAAACAGTAAACCTGATTACTTTTACTAGTTAACCTATCATTTAAAGACGAAGGCAAAATAATTTCAGGTTACAAAAACTGAAGTTTACTACTCAGATCCTCTCTAAAAAGATCAAAGGAGTTATTTCAACAAGAAAGAAGCTAAACTCTGAAGGCAGGGATGAGATGAAGTAATGATGAGTAAGTTAGTAAAACATTTGGGTAAATGTAAAGTATTGACTGTAAAAATTACCTATATTTTGTAGCCAATTGGGAGGGTTGGATATGGAGGGACAAAATAAGGTGCAACTAAAAATACTAgccaaaaattatatacatagtgttatgccaccaaggtcaggggttttgatccccataccagacagccaACAACCACCACAACTATTATATGGAAGTTGATTAAGGCAGCAATAGTGGAGTTTGGAGTTAATGGTCCCTGtttaggaaggagagagaaatactgATTAGCTTTTGACTTTAAGTATGCATTTTAAACAACTAAGGaacaaaataagtataaaaatccAGCATGGAGGAAAGACCTGGTTATTCTTTAAAGATTAATAAGGCTAAAGCCCCAGGCAAACCAATTCAGTGTACTAATTTATCTGAAGAATGATGCACCTTCCGTTATTTTTCTACAGAGACATCTAAGTGGGACAGATACATCTTTCTCTCTGGAAGACTTACTGTTGCTTTCATCACAGCCTGAAAATTCACTGGAGGTAACTGGAACCTTGGCTTTTATCCTTGCAGGAACATATCTGCACTGACCTCTAAATAAGTACAACCGTTTTATTTGGATGATAGAGCAGTTTTAAGTAATACTTATGTAATAATATCAAATACATTAAGAACAgacttgtttgctttttatagtAACATTTTAACTTTGGAGAATTAGCCAAATACGTATGCCATTCCTCCTTCCAAATAATCCCAAAGATACAATCAAATTTAGACCAGTTACATTGATGCAAAACAGTAGTAAATACTTAGCAAACTTGAGGCATAGCTTTTTCTGGTagcatttgttttcattatagTTGATTATGCTTACGGGGTCTTTTAAACCTTTCCCCTTCACAGACTTCACAGCTTATTATCCCTGACCCTCCAGAATGTGGATTTCAATTGCCAGTAGTTTACTTATTATAAAGTAGTAAATTacaatattataatttaaaactaataaaatgacATCAGTTTTTATACTAACCTAATCAAGTTTTCTAAATTCCTAGGCTATTCAAAGAGCAATTATTTTCCCCAAGTACACCATATTCTGATTTGGGCTCACGTCACATGCTGTATtgcctgtatttctttttttggctcctggctggtatggggatccaaacccttgaccttggtgttatcagcaccatgcttaaaCTGGGTGAGTTAACCGGCCAACCCTGTATTGCCTGTATTTTAACTAGGGAATTATTCATAGCCAACAGTATATCCCTATTAGTATAGAATTGACAAGACTGAGATAAGTAAAGTTGTATCAGATAATAGAACTGCTTTTGAAATGGGGTTTTGcatatttaaagtcttttttcttcttcctttctcaggGCATCTCATTGGGAGATATTCCTCCTCTTCCAGGCAGTATAAATGACGGCATGAATTCTTCAGCACACTATAATGTAAATTTTAGCCAGGCTATAAGTCACGATGTGAATCTTCATGAGGCCATGTTGCTGTGTCCCAACAATACATATAGAAGAGATCAAGTAATAAGGACTTCACAGGCACAAGAGGCATTTGTGCAGTTAAATTCTGATATCAATCCTGAGCAAACCCTTCCTGGAACTAATTTGACAGGATTTCTTCCTATTGACAACCAGATGAGGAATCTAACAAGCCAAGACCTATTATATGGCCTTGATGTAAACATATTTGACGAGATAAACCTTATGTCATTGGCTACTGAAGAAGGTTTTGATCCTATGGAAGTTTCTCAGCTTTTCGAAGAACCAGATTCTGATTCTGGCCTTTCCTTAAATTCAAGTCACAATAGCACTTCTGTCACCAAGTCTAATTCTTCTCATTCTATGCGTGAAGAAGGTGCTAGAGGTTATAGTCGTGACCTTGATTCTCTCTCCCATCATGACCTTCACGGGGCTGTAGGAGGCTGCTACCCAGAACCCAGTGAGCTTTGTCATGTGGCTCATAGGAGTGATTCTGGTTTTCATGTGGATCTTGCATTTCAACACATACTTCATAACCACACCTATCACTTACAGCCAACTGCCCCAGAATCCACTTCTGACTCTTTCTCATGGCCTggaaaatcacagaaaataaGGAATAGGTACCTCGATGACACAGATAGAAACTTAAGCCGTGATGAACGACGTGCTAAAGCTCTGCATATCCCTTTTTCTGTGGATGAAATTGTCCACATGCCTGTTGATTCATTCAACAGCATGTTAAGCAGGTACTACCTAACAGACTTACAAGTCTCACTTATCCGTGATATCAGACGAAGAGGGAAAAATAAGGTTGCAGCTCAGAACTGTCGTAAACGCAAATTAGACATAATTTTGAATCTAGAAGATGATATATGTAACTTGCaagcaaagaaggaaaccctTGAGAGAGAGCAAGCCCAATGTAACAAAGCTGTTAACATAATGAAAGAGAAACTGCATGACCTTTATCGTGATGTTTTTAGTAGGTTACGAGATGACCAGGGTAGGCCGGTCAATCCAAACCAGTATGCTCTTCATTGCAGCCATGATGGAAGTGTTTTGATTGTACCAAAAGAACTGGGGACGTCAGGACACAAAGAAAtccaaaagggaaagagaaaaagtgagagaAGAAACTGAAGGTGGACTCCACTGTATGGATACAGTAATGTTCAGGAACCGGGAGTTTTGTTCAAGTGTTTTATCTTTAAGTACTGCTTGCTACTTGAATCACTGTTTTGAAGCTTATATGAGCAGTTTAGGACTTCAAGATCACACTCGTGGGGAACTTCATTAATAGTTCTGTTCAAAGGATAGGGTGACATGAAAACCTGATGACTTCCAGTAACTTTGGCAGCCTTTTTTCTCATAAGATGGTCACTTCAAAGACAAAACATGGGGatctaattaaaaattaagatgtattttttatatgactaaaaatttaaagtaacCTTAACATTTTCATTTGGTTTCTTAGCACtgaagtatgagggtacttcagaaagttcatggaaaaatagaattaagataaTATGAACCATACCATGAACTTTTAACTTACAAATTTTCTTTGTGCAaattttatataagaaattatTCCCTTTTATAGCAAAATTCCAAGCAAATTTACCTTATTTCAAACCCTTTAAAATATTCACATTCAGGAAGAAAGGTGAACATCTAATAACACGACAGCATGGTGATAACTTTTTTAATTTACACAAATTGATCACTCAGGCCAAAGTGAGGTCAACATAGTATGCCAAACTGATGAGAACTAAAAATGGTCAAGCTCTAAGCCAAGGAACTCGAGCTTTAAAGTATCAGAGTCTGTTAGGCTTTAATGTGCCTGAGGAAAAAGACCTAAAGTCACAGGTAGTTTAAGCCACAGGCCTCCCCAACCAAGATCCCTGCATATAAACAGAACTTCTTAAATTACTAAACCCATAGGGTCCCTGGCAGTAGTAGTAAAGCCAGCCAGTAGGGATGGCCCCACACCCTAGATACTGAGATCTCACCAAATTCCCTACCTTGCTGTCAAAACCTGAGCCATACCAGAAGGGGGCGGGGGGACCAACAGTAAGGGAACAGTCAATAGAACGATTTTGCAACCAAACAACTAGAAACCATGGAACCACCTGAAAGATgcttaaaagtttaaaatgggcaaaaatgtAACTATTAAATAAGAACAGGACAATAAGGGAAAAAAACAGgtgaatttgaaaataaactaCAGTGATTAATCCTAGAAATAATGGTACTTGAAAACTCCATTTAATGAGTTTTATTGGAACTGTAAACAtattgtgaattttttgaagatggCTGTCAACCAGATTGTCAAGTTGTGAGAACATCAAGATTTTAACGTGCACCTTTAGTCTAACGCTTAATTTCTGAATTATCAGGATCAAGGTGGTCAGGTATTTCTGCCACAGGAATCATTGTTTTATGATGTGGAACATCACAAGTCATAAAAATATGATCCTGGGTTACAAAACCAGTTTATacagttaatttttataataaaaattgtttccattttaagcTGGGCTACGCACTTCTTTCAAGCCCTAGGTTTTACCAGCAAACACTGCCCTTCAATAACCAGTTTTGTTCAATAACCATTTGTTTCCTGAAGATGGTGCAAGAATTACCtgaaatatcttaatattttgatACTTACATTGTAACTCCAGGGTACATACAGCATAAATCATTTCAATCTACAATTATCAACTTCTACAGTACCAATTTACTTGTAGGTTTCAAAACTGGTAAGTGTATATTCAAACATGACTACCTATTTGTCAGATTCAGCATTCTTTGAAAACTCTGAAAATACCAAGGGAGAAAATGTGCAGTTGGAGGAAACaaattcaaaatgttcatggtaactggtttaaactacaGTTTAAATTTGCAAGGTATTTGGGGCACTGAGACCAAAGGCCAATGAATCAGATTTTCAAGTCAGTTTCACAATGAGGATCTAATTTACCATGGGCTAGTTTTCTGATCCCACCCCCAATCACACTTAAACACACGGGGATTCAGGACCCTAAACCAAAGTTGCTTACCTTACCATCACTGACATTTCAATTTTAGCAGTGGAATAAACCCTACATCAGGATTTTAGTGTAAACTATTTACAGGATTTAAGAAACTAATATCCAACGGTTGACTAAAATGGTCTCTAGCCAGGACCATCCTCATCACCTACATAGTTCAGTAATTTTGATCACAATACACCTAAATTGGTCTTCATCTCAGCAAGACATGGATAAGCAATTAATTCTTAGAGAAACCCATCAAAACATTTAATAGGATGTAATGGTTACATTAAAAGCTAATGATTAAGATTCAATGGCTCTCCTTAACTTCTGATAGTGTGCCCCAGGCATCCTTTTGGTACAGGGCTTAAAAACAAACCTCATTGGGAACTGGTAAGAATTAGTTAAGATATGTAACATTTACTCATGTATCTAGTTCATGTTTGTACTTGGCCTCTCAAGTGCATTTTCTAGTTATGTACCTTTATCCCTCCTGAATTCAGTGGATTGGCCCAAATCTCCCACTTTACTTTGAACTGATCCCAAGTACTCTGACCTTCCTTACTTATAAGCATTAATAGTTCGAAAATGAGAGTTTACACATACTATGCTGGACATCTCTTCCTAACAAACCT comes from Cynocephalus volans isolate mCynVol1 chromosome 6, mCynVol1.pri, whole genome shotgun sequence and encodes:
- the NFE2L3 gene encoding nuclear factor erythroid 2-related factor 3, which produces MKTLKPWWSAGGGLLHLSVLLSLAGLHVDLDLYLLLPPPTLLRAELLLLGGPASSAYALSPFPASGGWGRAGQLHPKGREPDPAAPPEGQLLREVRALGVPFIPRTRVDAWLVHSVAAGDTDGAHGLLGAAAASSAGGVGASVDGGSQAAHGGGGDPRATRGSPVAAGEEEKAPVEPTARVPDAGGSASEESEVQRDNKHEALDHSSQHEENEERVSAQKEKSLQQNKESENKIAEKPDWEAEKPTESRNERHLSGTDTSFSLEDLLLLSSQPENSLEGISLGDIPPLPGSINDGMNSSAHYNVNFSQAISHDVNLHEAMLLCPNNTYRRDQVIRTSQAQEAFVQLNSDINPEQTLPGTNLTGFLPIDNQMRNLTSQDLLYGLDVNIFDEINLMSLATEEGFDPMEVSQLFEEPDSDSGLSLNSSHNSTSVTKSNSSHSMREEGARGYSRDLDSLSHHDLHGAVGGCYPEPSELCHVAHRSDSGFHVDLAFQHILHNHTYHLQPTAPESTSDSFSWPGKSQKIRNRYLDDTDRNLSRDERRAKALHIPFSVDEIVHMPVDSFNSMLSRYYLTDLQVSLIRDIRRRGKNKVAAQNCRKRKLDIILNLEDDICNLQAKKETLEREQAQCNKAVNIMKEKLHDLYRDVFSRLRDDQGRPVNPNQYALHCSHDGSVLIVPKELGTSGHKEIQKGKRKSERRN